Proteins encoded within one genomic window of Halodesulfurarchaeum formicicum:
- a CDS encoding phosphoglycerol geranylgeranyltransferase, whose protein sequence is MSGPWTQWDHVLKVDPDKELAGDDTFADVCTSGTDAIEIGGTTGMTEEKMERVVGACREYDVPLFQEPSNPGVVIEDPGLDGYLIPTVFNAGDPFWITGAHKEWARIDEVEWDRTHTEAYIVLNPDASVATYTEANCDLDTEEVAAYAAVAERLFGQEIVYLEYSGMLGDTETVAAATEALDDSTLFYGGGIRDYESAKAMGAVADVVVVGDLVHEEGVEAVEETVRGAKEA, encoded by the coding sequence ATGAGCGGGCCGTGGACTCAGTGGGATCACGTGCTCAAAGTCGATCCCGACAAGGAACTCGCCGGCGATGACACGTTCGCCGACGTTTGCACGAGCGGCACCGACGCCATCGAAATCGGCGGGACGACGGGGATGACCGAGGAGAAAATGGAGCGGGTGGTGGGCGCCTGTCGCGAGTACGACGTGCCACTCTTCCAGGAGCCGTCCAACCCGGGTGTCGTCATCGAGGATCCGGGCCTGGACGGCTATCTCATCCCGACAGTGTTCAACGCCGGGGATCCCTTCTGGATCACGGGCGCCCACAAGGAGTGGGCACGCATCGACGAGGTCGAGTGGGATCGCACCCACACCGAGGCCTACATCGTGCTCAACCCCGACGCCTCGGTTGCCACTTACACCGAGGCGAACTGCGATCTCGACACCGAGGAGGTCGCGGCCTACGCGGCGGTCGCCGAGCGACTCTTCGGCCAGGAGATCGTCTACCTGGAGTACTCGGGGATGCTCGGGGACACCGAGACGGTCGCGGCCGCGACCGAGGCACTCGATGACTCGACACTCTTCTACGGTGGCGGGATTCGAGATTACGAGTCAGCCAAAGCGATGGGCGCAGTGGCCGACGTCGTGGTCGTCGGCGACCTCGTCCACGAGGAGGGGGTCGAAGCCGTCGAGGAGACCGTCCGCGGCGCGAAAGAGGCCTGA
- a CDS encoding transcription initiation factor IIB, translating into MTRSTRQRERQAAETEESKEGVRECPECGSEDLVKSSDRGELVCNECGLVLEEEKIDPGPEWRAFNHQERQQKSRVGAPTTQTMHDKGLTTTIDWKDKDAYGRSISSKKRSQMHRLRKWQERIRTKDAGERNLQFALSEIDRMASALGVPRSVREVASVIYRRALKEDLIRGRSIEGVATSALYASCRKEGIPRSLEEISEVSRVERKEIGRTYRYISQELGLEMKPVDPKKYVPRFCSELELSEEVQSKANEIIETTAEKGLLSGKSPTGYAAAAIYAASLLCNEKKTQREVADVAQVTEVTIRNRYQEQIEAMGIHN; encoded by the coding sequence ATGACACGGTCTACCCGCCAGCGGGAGCGACAAGCGGCCGAGACCGAGGAGTCAAAAGAGGGCGTCAGGGAGTGCCCGGAATGTGGCTCCGAGGATCTGGTCAAAAGCTCCGACCGGGGCGAGCTCGTCTGTAACGAGTGTGGACTCGTCCTGGAAGAGGAGAAGATAGACCCCGGCCCGGAGTGGCGCGCCTTCAACCATCAGGAGCGCCAGCAGAAGTCCCGCGTGGGGGCCCCGACCACCCAGACGATGCACGACAAGGGGCTGACGACCACGATCGACTGGAAGGACAAGGACGCCTACGGTCGGTCGATCTCCTCGAAGAAGCGAAGCCAGATGCATCGGCTTCGCAAGTGGCAGGAACGGATCCGGACCAAGGACGCCGGCGAACGCAACCTCCAATTTGCCCTCTCGGAGATCGACCGAATGGCGAGTGCGCTCGGGGTCCCACGATCGGTACGCGAGGTCGCCTCGGTTATCTATCGCCGGGCGCTCAAGGAGGACCTCATTCGCGGCCGATCGATCGAGGGCGTTGCCACCTCGGCCCTGTACGCCTCCTGTCGCAAGGAAGGCATCCCCCGCAGTCTCGAGGAAATCTCGGAGGTCTCGCGGGTCGAACGCAAGGAGATCGGTCGGACGTATCGGTATATTTCACAGGAACTCGGGCTGGAGATGAAACCCGTCGATCCCAAGAAGTACGTCCCCCGGTTCTGTTCCGAACTCGAACTCTCCGAAGAAGTCCAGTCCAAAGCAAACGAGATCATCGAGACGACCGCCGAGAAAGGGTTGCTCTCCGGGAAATCCCCGACTGGCTACGCCGCCGCCGCGATCTATGCCGCCTCACTGCTGTGCAACGAGAAGAAGACCCAGCGGGAGGTCGCCGACGTCGCCCAGGTGACCGAGGTCACGATCCGGAACCGGTACCAGGAGCAGATCGAAGCGATGGGCATCCACAACTAG